The stretch of DNA GGACGATGAGATTACACGAGTATCAGGCGAAGGGGCTCTTCGCCGACGCCGGGATTCCGACGCCCGACTCCCGGCTGGCGACGAGCGTCGACGAAGCGGTCGACGCCGGCCGCGACATGGGGTACCCCGTCGCGGTCAAGGCACAGGTCCACGTCGGCGGGCGTGGGAAGGCCGGCGGCATCGAGATCGCGAGCGACGAGGACGAACTCCGCGAGGCCGCCGAGTCGATTCTCGGCATGGATCTCAAAGGCTACCACGTGGATCGGGTCCTCGTCGAGTCGGCGGTCGACTTCACGGACGAACTCTACCTCGGCGTGACCCTCGACCGTGGCGAGGGTGAACCCGTCGTCATGGTCTCCTCGGAGGGTGGGGTCGACATCGAGGACGTCGCCGCCGAGACGCCGGCGGCCATCGCTCGCGAGGGCGTCGACCCGGCGTACGGACTCCACCCCTTCCAGGCGCGGAAGGCGGTGTACGAGGCGGGCGTTCCCGGCGACGTGGCCCGCGCGGTGTCGAGCGTTCTGGAGACGCTGTACGACCTCTGGGAGCACAACGACGCCAGCGAGGCGGAGGTCAATCCGCTGATGGTCACGAGCGAGGGCGACGTCGTCGCCGCCGACGCCGTGATGAACGTCGACGACGACGCCCTCTTCCGGCATTCGGCCCTCGCCGAGATGGAAGAGGAGTCCTACACCGACGACTTGGAGCGCAAGGCCGGCGAGTACGGCTTCGACTACGTCCGTCTCTCGGGCAACGTCGGTATCATCGGCAACGGGGCCGGACTGGTGATGACGACGCTCGACCTGGTGGATTACTACGGCGGCGACCCCGCGAACTTCCTCGACATCGGCGGCGGCGCCAAGGCCGAACGCGTCGCCAACGCCCTCGATATGGTGTTTTCCGACCCCAACGTCGACTCGGTCGTCTTCAACATCTTCGGGGGTATCACCCGCGGCGACGAGGTGGCCCGCGGCATCAACGACGCCCTCGCGCAGTTCGACGAGATACCCAAACCGGTCGTCGTCCGCCTCGCAGGCACCAACGCCGAAGAAGGCATGGAGATCCTGAACACGGAACTCGTCCAGGTCGAACGGACGCTGGAAGAAGCGGTCCAACGTGCGGTCGAGAACGCCGAAGGGGGTACTCTATGAGCGTGTTAGTCGACGAAGACACCCGCGTGGTCGTCCAGGGAATCACCGGCGGCGAGGGCAAGTTCCACGCCGGGCAGATGATCGAATACGGGACGAACGTCGTCGCCGGTGCGGTGCCGGGCAAGGGGGGCCAGGAGGTCGACGGCGTCCCCGTCTACGACACGGTCCACGAGGCGGTTCGCCGCGAGGACGCCGACGCCTCCGTCGTCTTCGTCCCGCCCGCGTTCGCGGCCGACGCCCTGTTCGAGGCGCTCGACACCTCGCTGGACCTCGTGGTCGCCATCACCGAGGGCATCCCGACCCAAGACGTGATGACGGTGAACCGCCGGCTCTCGGAGACCGATACGCATCTCGTTGGACCGAACTGTCCCGGCGTCATCACGCCCGGCGAGGCGAAACTCGGCATCCTGCCGGGTAACATCTTCTCCTCGGGTAACGTCGGCCTGGTCTCCCGGTCCGGTACCCTCACCTACCAGGTGGTCGACAACCTGACCAAGCGGGGGATGGGGCAGACCACCGCCATCGGCATCGGCGGCGACCCGATCATCGGCACCTCCTTCGTCGACGCCCTGGAACTCTTCGAAGCCGACCCGGACACCGAGGCCATCGCCATGTGTGGCGAAATCGGCGGCGAGGACGAGGAGCAGGCCGCGAAGTTCATCGCAAGCGAGATGGACACGCCGGTCGCGGGCTTCATCGCCGGGCGGACGGCGCCGCCGGGCAAGCGCATGGGCCACGCCGGCGCCATCGTCTCCGGGAGCGGGACGGGCACGGCCGAGAGCAAGATCCGGGCGCTCAACGAGGCTGGCGTCCCCGTCGGCGACACGCCCGAGGAAGTCGCGGACCACATCGAGGGGTTCCTGTAGGCTTTTCGACGCGGGGTGGCTACGTCACCCCGTGACCGATCCCCTTCGTCGCTGTCCGACCCACGGGGTCGTCGACGGCGTCTGTCCCGACTGCGGGACCGCCGGCGACGTGGTCCTCACCGCGGACCGCCGGCCCCAACTTTCCACATTTCTGAGCGACGCGCTCCGGCACGTTCCCGGAGACGCGGGGCTGGACCTCGACGACGCCGGGTGGACCCCCTGGGCCGACCTCGTGGCCGCGGCGACGGACCCCTACCCGTGGGCCGACGCGGCGGCGGTCGAGGGCGTCGTCGCCACCGACCCGAAGGGGCGATTCGAACGGGACGGCGCGGCCGACGGCAGTCGCGTCCGCGCGGCCTACGGGCACTCCGTCGACGTGACGCTCGACCCGACCGACGAACCGATCCCCGACGAGTTGTACCACGGGACGGCACCCCGAAACGTCGACGCCATCGAGCGCGAGGGCCTGCGGCCGATGGGGCGTCAGCAAGTGCATCTGTCGGCGTCCGTCGCCGACGCCGAGGCGGTCGGTCGACGCCACGCCCACGCCGCCGATCCGGTGGTGTTCGTGGTCGATGCGGCGGCGCTACTGGACGCACACCGGATCACGAAACGGGGGACCGAGACGTACGCCGTCGACCGCGTGCCGCCGGCGTATCTGACCCGTCGTTAGTCGTCCGTCGCGTCGGATGCCCGGTCGGCGGCGCCCGTCGCATCTGCCGTGGGATCGCCGCCCGTCGAGAGCGGGCCGCGGTAGGTCGAGCGGTAGCCGAGCAGTGTGTCGTGGCCCGCGGCGGACATGAGGACGGGCCAGAACGCGTCGTCGGCGACGAGCGGGTCGCCGTCGACGGTGGCGAACGTCTCCCCCGGCGCGACGCGTTCGAAGTTCTCGGCGTGGACGCGGTAGGTCCGGGTCGGCTCCTTGTAGATAGCCTCGTCGACCGCGTAGAGGCCGGGGTCCGGTGTCGGCGGATCGCCGCCGAGGACGCCCGTCGTCCGCAGGAAGGCGACGAGGCAGTCGTAGGCGTTGTCGACGGCTTCCTCGCTCCCTTGGTGGCCGGCTTCGATGTCGACGAAACCGGGAAGCTCGACGGACCGACCGTCGGAGACGGCGGTGAAATCGACGATACTGGTGACGGGGAGGTGGGCCGCGATCTCCCGTTTGCGGTCGTTCAGATAGGCGACGTTGGCGAAGGCCTCGTCGTAGGAGACGGTCGAGTGGATGCCGAGCGAGAGACAGCCCGCGACTTCCGTCGTCAGGGCGTGCGCGAGGCGTTCCTCGTACAGATCGCTCTCGGGGTCGCCGGGGAGCGCGCGGTTCAGGTCGGCCTCGACGTAGCGGACGCCCCGCTCCAGCGCGCGTTCGTTCGCGACGATCAACTTCGCCGGGCGGTCGACCTCGGGGTCGGTCGCGAGGAAGCGTTCGATGGCGCGGGCCCCGCAGGGTTCGTCCCCGTGGACCGCACCGACGACCGCCACCCCGGGGTCCCCCTCACCGACCGTATGGACCTGCATGACCCCGTCTGGGTGGTCCACGACCGAAAGTCTAACTCATCACGGCGGGGGCGATGGCAAGGTTGATGCCCGTCGCCGGGCACCTCCCCCCAATGCGTCCCCGAGACTCCCGTCGGGAGGTGAGTGCGGCGGCCGCGGTGGACCGCCCCGACCGGTGAACCGTTCGCCGCCGCGGGCCGTCGCCGCCCGTCTCGCCGACGTCGACCGGCTATCGACCGCCCAGCGGGCGATCATAGGCTACTACGCCGAAACCGGCCGCCTCGACTACCGGGCGCTCCGGATCAAGTCCGCCGTCGACGACACCCTCGACGCCATCCTCGAGTCGGTGTACGGCGAACTCGAGTCGGCGGTCGCCGCCGAGTTCGGCGTCGACGACGCCACCTTCGGGTACGAGACGAAGCTCACCCTCCCCGCGGAACTGACGCTCGGCTACCTCTACCGGCGAGCGCTCGCCCGCGCGACGGGCGGGTACGACCCCATCACGGACGAGGCCGGGTGGCTCCCGTTCGGCGGCGACCCGTCGGCCCCCGCCAACCGCGAGGCCCGGGAGTACGTCGAGACGGCGGACGGGACGACGGCGCTCATCGTGCAGGCACTGCTCGACGGCGACATGCGCGACGCCATCAACGACGACGAGTTCGAGGACTTCGAGGTCGACCTCGCCGGCGACCCCGACCCGGATCGACGCCGAGTCGCCGAATGCGCCCAGTCGTATCTCCAGGGTGTCGTCGAGGACGCCTTCGACCGGGCGCCCGACGCGGTCCGGGACGCCTACGATGCGGCGGTCGAGATGTCCGAGGCCCACCAGGACCGGGACGAGGGCTTCCGCGACCTGTTGCGGGCGGCCGACGACGGCGACGCGGCGGCGATGGCGAGCATCGAGGACGAGTACAAGTTCGCCCCCGTTCCCGACGCCGCCCCGTTCGGCGAGCGCGAACGCGACCTTCCCTACCTCAAGACCCAGTACGACCGGGTGGGTGTCATCTACGATGGGATGCTCGACGCCTACCGCGGCGTCGGCTTCGAGATCCCCGAGGCGTTCGGCGCCTCGATCGTCCTCGCTATCGTCGGCGCCCAGATCTGGTTGGACGACGTGGACGACTACCACGAC from Haloplanus salinus encodes:
- the sucC gene encoding ADP-forming succinate--CoA ligase subunit beta is translated as MRLHEYQAKGLFADAGIPTPDSRLATSVDEAVDAGRDMGYPVAVKAQVHVGGRGKAGGIEIASDEDELREAAESILGMDLKGYHVDRVLVESAVDFTDELYLGVTLDRGEGEPVVMVSSEGGVDIEDVAAETPAAIAREGVDPAYGLHPFQARKAVYEAGVPGDVARAVSSVLETLYDLWEHNDASEAEVNPLMVTSEGDVVAADAVMNVDDDALFRHSALAEMEEESYTDDLERKAGEYGFDYVRLSGNVGIIGNGAGLVMTTLDLVDYYGGDPANFLDIGGGAKAERVANALDMVFSDPNVDSVVFNIFGGITRGDEVARGINDALAQFDEIPKPVVVRLAGTNAEEGMEILNTELVQVERTLEEAVQRAVENAEGGTL
- the sucD gene encoding succinate--CoA ligase subunit alpha; its protein translation is MSVLVDEDTRVVVQGITGGEGKFHAGQMIEYGTNVVAGAVPGKGGQEVDGVPVYDTVHEAVRREDADASVVFVPPAFAADALFEALDTSLDLVVAITEGIPTQDVMTVNRRLSETDTHLVGPNCPGVITPGEAKLGILPGNIFSSGNVGLVSRSGTLTYQVVDNLTKRGMGQTTAIGIGGDPIIGTSFVDALELFEADPDTEAIAMCGEIGGEDEEQAAKFIASEMDTPVAGFIAGRTAPPGKRMGHAGAIVSGSGTGTAESKIRALNEAGVPVGDTPEEVADHIEGFL
- a CDS encoding RNA 2'-phosphotransferase, which translates into the protein MTDPLRRCPTHGVVDGVCPDCGTAGDVVLTADRRPQLSTFLSDALRHVPGDAGLDLDDAGWTPWADLVAAATDPYPWADAAAVEGVVATDPKGRFERDGAADGSRVRAAYGHSVDVTLDPTDEPIPDELYHGTAPRNVDAIEREGLRPMGRQQVHLSASVADAEAVGRRHAHAADPVVFVVDAAALLDAHRITKRGTETYAVDRVPPAYLTRR